The genomic interval TCTACGGAAAACTCGGCACCCTGAACATGGCCGACCTCGCCGTGAAGGTCAACGGACACCTCTCGCCGGGGCTCGTCACCGCCCTCTCCATGCTCTTCCTCGTCGCCTTCGGCATCAAGGCCGCCCTCTTCCCCCTCTTCTTCTGGCTGCCCGCGTCCTACCACACGCCCCCCGTCGTCATCACCGCCCTCTTCAGCGCGCTCCTCACCAAGGTCGGCGCCTACGCGCTCATCCGCATGTTCACCCTCGTCTTCACCCACGACCTCGGCTGGACCCATCCGGTCCTCCTCGCCGCCGCCGGACTCACCATGCTTACCGGCGTCCTCGGCGCCGCCGCGCGCTACGAGTTCCGGAAGATTCTCGCCTTCCACATCGTCAGCCAGATCGGCTACATCATCATGGGCCTGGCCCTCTACACCGGCATGGGGCTCGCGGGCTCGGTCTACTTCATGGTCCACAACATCGTCGCCAAGACCAACCTCTTCCTCATCGCCGGGGTGGCGCACCGCGCCACCGGCACCTATGAGCTCAAGGCGATGGGCGGGCTCTACAAGAGCCGCCCCTGGCTCAGCGCCTGCTTCTTCCTCACCGCCATGTCCCTCGCGGGCGCGCCGCCCCTCTCCGGATTCTTCGGGAAACTCGCCCTCATCCTCGCCGGCGTCGAGGCCCGGGCCTGGGGCATTGTGGCCGTCTCCCTCGTGGTCAGCGTCCTCACCCTCTTCTCCATGACCAAAATCTGGGCCTACGCCTTCTGGAAGCCCGCCCCGGCGGACGCCCCGGCACTTCCCCACGACCCGCGCCGCGCCCGCGACATCTTTGGCATGATGCTCCCCGTCACCATGCTGACCGCCGCCACCGTCCTCCTGGGCGTCTTCGCCGAGCCCTGCATGCGCCTGGCCCTCGCCGCCTCCGCGCAGCTCCTTGACCCCGCACAGTACGTCAACGCCGTGATGGGGGGCGCGCCATGAGAATGTTTCTCT from Candidatus Hydrogenedentota bacterium carries:
- a CDS encoding Na+/H+ antiporter subunit D, which codes for MKTLLILPVVIPLVAAALSLLLFRRPDAQRRLCMAASAALFAVGAALLAGVARDGIQVVQLGGWPAPFGITFVADILSAVMVFVAGGMGLCIAVYSVFSMDAERVRLGYFPLVQVLMMGVCGAFLTGDIFNLYVWFEVMLMASFVLLALGGEHPQLEGAIKYVTINLISSAIFLSAAGILYGKLGTLNMADLAVKVNGHLSPGLVTALSMLFLVAFGIKAALFPLFFWLPASYHTPPVVITALFSALLTKVGAYALIRMFTLVFTHDLGWTHPVLLAAAGLTMLTGVLGAAARYEFRKILAFHIVSQIGYIIMGLALYTGMGLAGSVYFMVHNIVAKTNLFLIAGVAHRATGTYELKAMGGLYKSRPWLSACFFLTAMSLAGAPPLSGFFGKLALILAGVEARAWGIVAVSLVVSVLTLFSMTKIWAYAFWKPAPADAPALPHDPRRARDIFGMMLPVTMLTAATVLLGVFAEPCMRLALAASAQLLDPAQYVNAVMGGAP